In the genome of Sebastes umbrosus isolate fSebUmb1 chromosome 14, fSebUmb1.pri, whole genome shotgun sequence, one region contains:
- the eef2kmt gene encoding protein-lysine N-methyltransferase EEF2KMT isoform X2 — MGKWEVNTDTLTMEHSEQNRTSDSKGMNKTDILRDFQVSFFAMSRLVSFPWTFLEKDLESNKSSDLISDILKHTCLHSLSRTFPPSFRYRKLFLSELIRREAAGCDPLDELYDALAGVVGAEDTTECYKSYLLPSGDAVSLLENVALISEGTTGLVTWEAALYLAEWALDHRHTFAGRTVLELGSGVGLTGITICRSCSPNRYVFSDCHPGVLQKLRDNVRLNGLMSPTVVVEEMDWTKATEEQIRQIGADAVIAADVVYDPDVVESLVKLLSKILRCSSPEVFICSTIRNQETYSGFKQQLEKAGICHHVITGAVSHVFPYNRVSAIEIIQLSQL, encoded by the exons ATGGGTAAGTGGGAAGTAAACACAGACACGTTGACCATGGAGCATTCAGAGCAGAACCGAACCTCAGACAGTAAAGGAATGAATAAGACGGATATTTTACGGGACTTTCAGGTGTCTTTTTTCGCAATGAGTCGTCTGGTTTCATTTCCCTGGACC tttttagaAAAAGACCTTGAAAGCAACAAATCGTCAGACCTGATATCAGACATCCTAAAACAT ACGTGTCTTCACTCTCTGAGCCGGACGTTTCCTCCATCATTCAGATACAGGAAGCTGTTCCTCTCTGAGCTCATCAGACGG GAAGCTGCAGGCTGCGATCCTCTGGACGAGCTGTACGACGCTCTGGCTGGAGTCGTGGGAGCCGAAGACACAACCGAGTGCTACAAGAGCTACTTACTG CCCAGCGGTGATGCCGTCAGCCTGTTGGAAAACGTAGCTCTGATCTCAGAGGGGACCACGGGCCTGGTGACCTGGGAGGCAGCCCTCTACCTGGCAGAGTGGGCTCTGGATCACCGGCACACCTTCGCTGGCAG GACGGTTCTGGAGCTGGGCAGCGGTGTGGGGTTGACCGGCATCACCATCTGTCGCTCCTGCAGCCCGAACCGATACGTCTTCAGCGACTGTCACCCCGGAGTCCTGCAGAAGCTGAGAGACAACGTCCGACTGAACGGTCTGATGTCTCCCACAGTCGTCGTGGAGGAGATGGACTGGACGAAGGCGACGGAGGAACAGATCAGACAGATCGGGGCCGACGCCGTCATCGCTGCAG ATGTGGTGTATGACCCAGACGTTGTGGAAAGTCTGGTGAAGCTGCTGTCCAAGATCCTTAGGTGTTCGTCTCCTGAAGTCTTCATCTGTTCCACTATAAGAAACCAGGAGACGTACAGCGGCTTTAAGCAGCAGCTCG aAAAAGCAGGAATCTGCCATCATGTGATCACAGGAGCCGTCAGCCACGTGTTTCCTTACAACCGAGTCTCTGCTATAGAAATTATTCAACTGTCACAACTGTAG
- the c14h16orf89 gene encoding UPF0764 protein C16orf89 homolog, with protein sequence MQRAAEHQLAAVLALFAAVLSGGSRAEVIDDILSSLSRGASFLERQHEHINLDGVVGFLMLQAELKEAVRTWPHSDPVSWAQRTTSVALVKRLDLSFEKAVAALQQNDPKYYSEFEPLLTWSFWLIPQEWSTTDPSLVYSSTMTTECYDEQLSDKCLTLLLGTWKMNGTPCIVTKPCRDTMTRFGCPHYSLSHQLLYFMIGKMRGCTNLLKGDTRMSRANMTERNYEKIFCSNMMKTNQDIIRDGLTEQTVDIFIENILTCGLAGFSDFYKADWLQHILRLQDEEVGCFGRDRSIVSQIIGDELLEQLQPHRRVKRREKILPDGCSSHMTAVAVGALGGYLNYYLMEQDITKRPLS encoded by the exons ATGCAGCGGGCAGCGGAGCACCAGCTGGCCGCAGTGCTGGCTCTGTTTGCCGCAGTGTTGTCCGGCGGGTCTCGGGCGGAGGTGATCGATGACATCCTGAGCAGCCTCTCCCGGGGAGCATCCTTCCTGGAGCGGCAACACGAGCACATCAACCTGGACGGGGTGGTCGGCTTCCTCATGCTGCAGG CTGAGCTGAAGGAGGCGGTTCGAACGTGGCCTCACAGCGACCCGGTCAGCTGGGCTCAGAGAACCACTTCTGTCGCTCTGGTCAAACGTCTTGACCTAAGCTTCGAGAAGGCCGTCGCCGCCCTCCAGCAGAACGACCCCAAATACTACAGCG AGTTTGAGCCTCTGCTGACGTGGAGTTTCTGGTTGATTCCTCAGGAGTGGAGCACCACAGATCCGAGTCTGGTGTATTCCTCCACCATGACCACAGAGTGCTACGACGAGCAGCTCAGTGACAAATGTCTGACCCTGCTGCTGGGAACCTG GAAGATGAATGGGACGCCCTGCATCGTCACCAAACCCTGCCGGGACACCATGACTCGCTTCGGCTGTCCGCACTACTCTCTGTCCCACCAGCTGCTCTACTTCATGATCGGAAAAATG AGAGGCTGCACCAACCTGCTGAAAGGCGACACTCGAATGTCCCGAGCCAACATGACTGAACGCAACTACGAGAAGATCTTCTGCTCCAACATGATGAAGACCAACCAGGACATCATCAGAGACGGTCTCACCGAACAGACGGTGGACATCTTCATTGAAAACA TCCTGACTTGTGGATTGGCTGGTTTCTCCGACTTCTACAAAGCCGACTGGCTGCAGCATATTCTCAGGCTGCAGGACGAGGAAGTGGGCTGCTTTGGGAGAGACA GGAGCATCGTCTCTCAGATCATCGGAGACGAACTGCTGGAacagctgcagcctcacaggagagtgaagaggagggagaaaatACTTCCAG ATGGCTGCTCCAGTCACATGACAGCTGTGGCTGTCGGCGCTCTGGGAGGATACCTGAACTACTACCTGATGGAACAGGACATAACGAAGAGGCCGCTCTCCTGA
- the eef2kmt gene encoding protein-lysine N-methyltransferase EEF2KMT isoform X1: MGKWEVNTDTLTMEHSEQNRTSDSKGMNKTDILRDFQVSFFAMSRLVSFPWTFLEKDLESNKSSDLISDILKHTCLHSLSRTFPPSFRYRKLFLSELIRRQEAAGCDPLDELYDALAGVVGAEDTTECYKSYLLPSGDAVSLLENVALISEGTTGLVTWEAALYLAEWALDHRHTFAGRTVLELGSGVGLTGITICRSCSPNRYVFSDCHPGVLQKLRDNVRLNGLMSPTVVVEEMDWTKATEEQIRQIGADAVIAADVVYDPDVVESLVKLLSKILRCSSPEVFICSTIRNQETYSGFKQQLEKAGICHHVITGAVSHVFPYNRVSAIEIIQLSQL, translated from the exons ATGGGTAAGTGGGAAGTAAACACAGACACGTTGACCATGGAGCATTCAGAGCAGAACCGAACCTCAGACAGTAAAGGAATGAATAAGACGGATATTTTACGGGACTTTCAGGTGTCTTTTTTCGCAATGAGTCGTCTGGTTTCATTTCCCTGGACC tttttagaAAAAGACCTTGAAAGCAACAAATCGTCAGACCTGATATCAGACATCCTAAAACAT ACGTGTCTTCACTCTCTGAGCCGGACGTTTCCTCCATCATTCAGATACAGGAAGCTGTTCCTCTCTGAGCTCATCAGACGG CAGGAAGCTGCAGGCTGCGATCCTCTGGACGAGCTGTACGACGCTCTGGCTGGAGTCGTGGGAGCCGAAGACACAACCGAGTGCTACAAGAGCTACTTACTG CCCAGCGGTGATGCCGTCAGCCTGTTGGAAAACGTAGCTCTGATCTCAGAGGGGACCACGGGCCTGGTGACCTGGGAGGCAGCCCTCTACCTGGCAGAGTGGGCTCTGGATCACCGGCACACCTTCGCTGGCAG GACGGTTCTGGAGCTGGGCAGCGGTGTGGGGTTGACCGGCATCACCATCTGTCGCTCCTGCAGCCCGAACCGATACGTCTTCAGCGACTGTCACCCCGGAGTCCTGCAGAAGCTGAGAGACAACGTCCGACTGAACGGTCTGATGTCTCCCACAGTCGTCGTGGAGGAGATGGACTGGACGAAGGCGACGGAGGAACAGATCAGACAGATCGGGGCCGACGCCGTCATCGCTGCAG ATGTGGTGTATGACCCAGACGTTGTGGAAAGTCTGGTGAAGCTGCTGTCCAAGATCCTTAGGTGTTCGTCTCCTGAAGTCTTCATCTGTTCCACTATAAGAAACCAGGAGACGTACAGCGGCTTTAAGCAGCAGCTCG aAAAAGCAGGAATCTGCCATCATGTGATCACAGGAGCCGTCAGCCACGTGTTTCCTTACAACCGAGTCTCTGCTATAGAAATTATTCAACTGTCACAACTGTAG
- the alg1 gene encoding chitobiosyldiphosphodolichol beta-mannosyltransferase produces MAPRCSCIAPLAVIGVVSAALISCYVSGSGVTWPVVSLAVVTGLVCLWLRRRDSGTDRRVCVLVLGDLGRSPRMQYHSLSLSKHGYNVSFVGFLDTKPHRDVLREEKIKMVPITEVKGVRVGPKILTYVTKVILQCLQLLHVLLKMETQSYILMQNPPGLPTIAVAWFVCVLRGSRLIIDWHNYGYTIMALSLGETHPVVRLAKWYEHFFGPLATHNLCVTNAMKDDLQKNWGIKATTLYDRPPSIFGETPLKQQHDLFMRLANTYPQFQSKGSEEVKVEVQRTVFSVCDLTDDTVTLRTERPALLLSSTSWTEDEDFSVLLTALEEYEGFITGGASLPSLVCVITGKGPQKEHYKKLIDSLHLEHVKICTPWLEAEDYPVLLGSADLGVCLHKSSSGLDLPMKVVDMFGCCLPVCAIHFNCLHELVKHEENGLIFRDSQELAEQLKSLLSEFPSSEGRLGAFRRNLRTSRGQRWDDNWDQNVLPLIAAS; encoded by the exons ATGGCGCCGCGCTGCAGCTGCATAGCTCCTCTAGCTGTTATTGGGGTGGTTTCTGCGGCTTTAATCTCGTGTTATGTCTCCGGTTCGGGTGTAACGTGGCCGGTCGTGTCTCTGGCTGTAGTGACCGGTCTGGTGTGTCTGTGGTTGCGGCGGCGGGACTCTGGGACTGACCGGCgggtgtgtgtgctggtgttgGGGGACCTGGGTCGCAGTCCTCGGATGCAGTATCACTCCTTGTCCCTCAGCAAACACGGGTATAATGTTAGCTTTGTCGGGTTTTTAG ATACCAAACCTCATCGAGACGTGttgagagaggagaaaataaagatgGTGCCCATAACAGAAGTGAAAGGTGTTCGAG tGGGACCAAAGATCCTCACATATGTGACGAAGGTGATCCTTCAGTGTCTGCAGCTCCTTCATGTGCTGCTGAAGATGGAGACTCAGTCTTATATACTGATGCAG AATCCCCCGGGCCTGCCCACCATCGCGGTGGCTTGGTTCGTGTGCGTCCTGCGTGGCAGCAGATTAATCATCGACTGGCACAACTACGGCTACACCATCATGGCCCTGAGCCTCGGCGAGACACACCCGGTGGTCCGACTGGCAAAGTG GTATGAACACTTCTTCGGCCCTCTGGCCACTCACAACCTGTGTGTTACCAACGCAATGAAGGACGACTTGCAGAAAAACTGGGGCATCAA GGCGACGACTCTGTACGACCGACCTCCCTCCATCTTTGGAGAGACTCCACTGAAGCAGCAGCACGACCTCTTCATGAGACTGGCCAACACGTATCCTCAGTTCCAGAGCAAAGG GTCTGAGGAGGTGAAAGTGGAGGTGCAGAGGACAGTTTTCTCAGTTTGTGACCTCACTGATGACACGGTGACCTTGAGGACGGAGCGACCGGCACTGCTGCTCAGCAGCACCAGCTGgacag AGGACGAAGACTTCTCCGTTTTGCTGACGGCTCTTGAAG AGTACGAAGGTTTCATCACAGGAGGAGCTTCCTTACCGTCTTTAGTCTGTGTGATCACAG gtaaaGGTCCTCAGAAGGAACACTACAAGAAGCTGATTGACTCTCTGCATTTAGAGCATGTGAAGATCTGCACCCCCTGGCTGGAGGCAGAAGACTATCCCGTCTTATTGG GTTCAGCAGACCTGGGTGTTTGTCTCCACAAGTCGTCCAGCGGTCTGGATCTCCCCATGAAGGTGGTGGACATGTTCGGCTGCTGCCTGCCCGTCTGTGCCATCCACTTCAACTG TTTACACGAGCTGGTGAAGCACGAGGAGAACGGACTGATCTTCAGAGACTCTCAGGAGCTCGCTGAGCAGCTCAAG tctctCCTGTCAGAGTTTCCCAGTTCGGAGGGCAGACTGGGAGCGTTCAGGAGGAACCTCCgcaccagcagagggcagcgcTGGGATGACAACTGGGACCAGAACGTCCTGCCTCTGATCGCTGCTTCCTGA